TCAAAGACATCAAATTCAACATCGCCGATCATGAAACGCCGTTTACCAACTTGGTCGTGACCGCGGCCACTTCCAATCCCGCTGTGGTGCCGCTGAAAAACATCGTCTTCGCCGGAAACGGATTCGAGCGGCAGGTCAACATTCTCCCCGGTGATGGACCAGGCGGCATCGCCTGGATCACCCTGACCGTCCAGGATCGAGCGGGGGCCACGGCAAGCACTACCTTCCGCGCCGGGCATCGGAGCCCCCACGGCCTGGCAGACTCAATTGGCTCCACCCACTGGAAACACGCCTCGCTTCGAAGTGGTTCTGCCCATCCCGCCCGAATCGCCGGCTCGAGTTTTCAGGCTCCGGCGTGTGTTCTAGCAAAACAAGATCTCACCTGGAATTTCTGCCCGGATTCCGCTCCCGACTCCGTCCCCCACCCGGGCCCGGATCCCACGGCGGCATCTCTCCCGAGACCCATCGATTCCGCCAGCTCACTTTTCATGAAAACGCACAAGATTAAGCATTACGCAACCATCACCGTCATTGGCAAAGACAAGACCGGCGTCATCGCGCGCATCACTCATTTTCTCTTCGAACAACGGGCCAACATTGAGGCGCTCGAGGAACAAGTAACGAGGGGCCAGTTCAGCATGACCCTGCAAGCCTCCTGGAACGAAGGCAAAATCAATCCCGACTCCTTGCGCCAGGGACTCCGGGCCCTCGGCCAATCGCTCAAGATGGAGATTCAAGTCCGCCTCACTGATCCTCGCCGGAAGCGGCGAGTCGCCCTTCTGGCCACACGAGAGCCGCATTGCCTGGAAACGCTGCTCAAGCAGTTTTCCAGAGGGAAACTGGACGCGGAACCCGCCGTCGTCATTGCGAATCACACCGAATTGGCCCCGATGGCGGCGCAGTTCAAGGTGCCCTTCGTCCACATCCCCTGGAATGACCGCGTCACCGCCGAAGCAAAGTCCCTGGCCGAACTGGAAGCGCACAACGTCGATTTCGTCGTCCTGGCCCGGTTCATGAAGATCCTGTCGCCCAACTTCGTCTGGCGGTACAAAAACAAGATCATCAACATCCACCCGTCCCTTCTGCCCAGTTTTCCCGGACCCCAAGCCTACCGCCAAGCCTACGAACACGGCGTCAAAATCATTGGTGTCACCGCGCACTTCGTGAGCATACATCTCGACGAAGGCCCCATCATCGCCCAGGAATGCTTCAAAGTTCTGCCGCGCATGAAACTCAAGGAAATCGTCGCCAAAGGACAAAGTTTGGAAGCCAAGGCGCTGAGCCGGGCGGTCAACCTTTTCCTCGAACGCCGCCTGGATGTGTATTGGGGCACGGTCCGAGAGGTCTAACCCGCCTGTTTCACACTCGACGGGGTTTGGAAACGTTCCCCACAGAGTTTGAGCCATGCGGGTGAGATCGAACCGCGTCCCCCGTTCAACCAACGGATGCATTTCCCATGCTCCACCCCGTTGGAAGGAGTTCTTCCTCGAACCACCCCTCATGCTTGTGTTTTCGTGCAACAAGGGCGCGGTTTCCCGAGCCCGGAAATACCCAATTGCAAAACAAGTATGAAGATTTCCGGGCTAGAGCCGTCCTTTCCAACCTCGACCCGCGTCCTCCGCTTGCCACTGCAACGCGCCGTGGTCGGGGTATTTCGAAAGCTTGCGTCGAACCAGGAATTCCCGCATAACCCACGCGTTTGGCGGCCAGCTTAGCT
The sequence above is drawn from the Verrucomicrobiota bacterium genome and encodes:
- a CDS encoding formyltetrahydrofolate deformylase, which codes for MKHYATITVIGKDKTGVIARITHFLFEQRANIEALEEQVTRGQFSMTLQASWNEGKINPDSLRQGLRALGQSLKMEIQVRLTDPRRKRRVALLATREPHCLETLLKQFSRGKLDAEPAVVIANHTELAPMAAQFKVPFVHIPWNDRVTAEAKSLAELEAHNVDFVVLARFMKILSPNFVWRYKNKIINIHPSLLPSFPGPQAYRQAYEHGVKIIGVTAHFVSIHLDEGPIIAQECFKVLPRMKLKEIVAKGQSLEAKALSRAVNLFLERRLDVYWGTVREV